The following coding sequences are from one Carassius auratus strain Wakin unplaced genomic scaffold, ASM336829v1 scaf_tig00214203, whole genome shotgun sequence window:
- the LOC113091496 gene encoding uncharacterized protein LOC113091496 encodes MVALSLKSMRMAKLIPTAVPSVNANLSACPVPRSRDTVCRKRYIATKMTDTSQQETVDSVDTVESVDTGDQPLSSSTSDAVTQCYLKPPRWSRAVQVNLKPKMVSVGTQTSFSPQTSTPLASPEQTDDEDDDNASVVSDLSWVPEEPMHEEDLFDEEPPYACDPHHNGIDKFIVCQEELMGLFAICPACCERSDSSIVQQEGTFVKIKQVRFCLRSRPSG; translated from the exons ATGGTCGCACTTTCTTTAAAAAGTATGAGGATGGCTAAGTTAATTCCTACCGCCGTGCCGTCTGTGAATGCAAACCTCTCTGCTTGTCCTGTCCCGAGGTCGAGAGACACCGTCTGCCGCAAGCGATATATTGCCACG AAGATGACAGATACCTCACAGCAGGAGACCGTGGACAGTGTAGACACTGTGGAGAGTGTCGATACTGGCGATCAGCCCTTGTCCTCCTCCACTTCTGACGCTGTGACACAGTGTTATTTGAAGCCCCCCCGATGGTCTCGCG CTGTGCAGGTTAACCTGAAGCCCAAGATGGTCAGCGTGGGCACACAGACGTCTTTCAGCCCACAAACCTCCACTCCCCTCGCTAGTCCTGAACAgacagatgatgaagatgatgataatgCCTCTGTCGTTAGTGACTTATCGTGGGTGCCCGAAGAGCCGATGCATGAGGAGGACTTGTTTGATGAGGAGCCACCTTACGCGTGTGACCCCCACCACAA tggcATTGACAAATTCATTGTTTGCCAAGAGGAGCTGATGGGCCTTTTTGCCATCTGTCCGGCCTGTTGTGAGAGGTCAGATAGTAGCATCGTGCAGCAGGAAGGAACTTTTGTTAAGATCAAGCAGGTACGGTTTTGTTTGCGCAGCAGGCCATCTGGTTAG